GCAGAACACTTACCTCCGCTGAACTCATGCTGGGAATTCTAACTGGAGTAATAGGGGCTCCCTTTTTTATATTTATCCTTTTTAAACAAAGGAGGCAAATGCAATGATTCTAGAAGTGAAAAATCTTAGTTTTAATTACCATAATAGCCGTCCGATTTTTCGTAATGTTACTTTTAATCTGGATAATGGTGAAATACTTTCTATATTAGGACCTAACGGCTCTGGCAAATCAACACTTCTAAATTGTATTGCTAATATTTACAAACCAAAATCAGGAGAAATACGGTTAAACGGTCAGTCTCTTTCAAAGATGAATATTCGCGATGTAGCACAGATAATCGGATATGTTCCACAAATCCATATTCCTGCCTATGCTTTCACTGTTAGAGAATTTACCGTTATGGGTAGAACTCCATATATTGGTGTTTTTAAAACTCCTAGCAAAATAGATTATAGAATTGCTGACGAGTCCCTGGAACGTCTTGATATTGCTTATCTCAGAGATAAACCATATACAAAAATTTCCGGTGGAGAAAGACAAATGGTGTTAATTGCCAGAGTAATCACTCAACAACCAAAGATAATTCTGCTTGACGAACCCACTGCTCACTTAGATTATGGTAATCAGCACCGTGCAGTGAAGATGATTCGCCAACTGGCTGATGAAGGATATGCATTAATTATGACTACCCATAATCCAGAACATGCCATCTTTCTAAATGGAAAAGTAGCCATTTTAAACCGAGAAGGTGTACTTGGCATTGGTCAATCAGCAGAGACACTCAATTCAGATACACTTTCTAACTTATACGGACTTTCCATAAAAACAATATATATAGAGGAAGCAAACAGAGTGGTAAGCATTGTATGCTAAAGGAATAAGAGTTTATTTTCGCGGTAAATCATTGTATAATCAAGATCATTGGGGTTATTGAAATGAAAATTAAATCTTTTGAATTTAATCTAAGAGAATTAGCCGGTTCTATGGGAGATTTCGGTACACTTTTCCCTTTAGCCATCGGTTATATTGTGATCTGTGGTCTGAACCCAGCCGGCTTCCTGGTCATGATGGGCTTATGTAATATTATTACCGGCTTAATCTATCGTCTTCCGGTTCCCATTGAACCTATGAAAATTATTGCCATTGTGGCAATTGCCCAACAATGGACTCCATCTATGGTCTATGCATCCGGTTTTGGGATGGGAATAATCTGGATTCTACTTGCCTTAACTGGAATCATTGAACGAATCTCCAAAATAACACCGAATTCTGTAATCCGGGGAATTCAGGTTACCCTGGGTATATTATTAATGTTTCAAGCCTATAAAATGATTTCTACTAATTGGATTATCAGCATTGTTGCTATTATTATTGTATTACTGTTCAGGCAAAACCGTTACGCTCCGGCCGCTATTATCCTGGTGATTATTGGCCTATTTATTATGCTCATACAAGGACAGTTTGACCAAATTAGTTCTCCGGTTCTGAGCATTCCAGCCTTTACTACTTTTTCTTTAAAAGAAGTATGGCAGACCTTGTTATTAGCTGGATTTGCTCAAGTACCACTAACTGCTACTAATGCTACTATAGCTACTTCTTCACTGATTAAAAAATATTGGCCAGAAAAAAAAGTAAGCGAAAAACAGCTAGCCTGGAATCAAGGGATTATGAATATAATCCTTCCTTTTTTGGGTGGAATGCCTACCTGTCATGGTGCTGGAGGATTAGCTGGTCAGTATTATTTTGGGGCTAGAACCGGCGGAGCTAATATACTGGAAGGTTTGATAGAAATCTTTCTGGGACTTTTCCTCTCAGCTTCTATTGCTAGTCTTTTTTCTGTTTTTCCCACAGCTATTATTGGAACAATGATGTTTATGGTAGGAATAGGGTTATTGAAATTCGCACAAGAAGTAAAAACCAGTAAAAATATAATTCCTATGGTTATTACTATTCTCATTGCTTTAGTTACCAATATGTTTTATGGCTTTTTAGCTGGAATAGCCTCTCATTATTTAATCTCTTTTCTCTTAAGACCAAAGATTAATTAAAAGTCTGGGGTTTCCATTAGATAGAATCATCCCCTGTTTCATTTTTTCATTTACGACCTGCGGAACGCCAAGATATCACGTACCAGATCACGGATTAGGTACAACAGAATCAAGACAGCATTCACGGGAATACTGGCATAGTAGAAACGGTGGTTGATCTTCAGGATCGGAGAAAACTGGGTCTGGGGCAGCATAAACTTGATTCCATAGTATAAAAGCATTCCGATAAAGAGCAAGTTGACCAGTGTAATAAACAGATGTACGTATTTCATCAAGGCTTTTCCTTTAAACTTTTTCTCAAGCAATTCCACTCGAAAGTGCTCGCCGCTGCGGAACAAGAGCGTCGTCACAGTCAGGATCATCCACGCCATGGTCAGCTCCACAATCTCTTCCGACCAGGCCATCGATGAGGTGAAGAACGGCAGCCGTAATATCACACGCCCCAGCAACATGAATGCAATGATCAGACACAGTCCGACCGCGACTCCCTTAAGAATGTTGGCCAGTATCTCATCGGCTTTTTTAAGAACTGTGATGATTTTCATTGTATTCCCTCCTTAGCCGTATAAAAGTGTGGGAATCCACATTGATAACGGAGGCCAGTATGCGCATAGTATCAGCACAATGAAGATACCGACTACATACGGTAGCACTGCCTTGGATAAGGACATCAGGTCCACATTCGTGATTGAACATACTGCATACAGGCTCATGCCCACCGGTGGCGTCAACAGTCCAATCATACTGGCAAGTATGAGCACTACACCGAACTGCACCTGATCCATCCCGATCTGCGCGATAATAGGCAGAAAAATGGGAGTAACAATCAAGATGACTGCGATCCCTTCCAGGAACATACCCAGAATCAGTAAGATACCTATGATAATCAATATCAGCAGCTGCGGATTTGTTGTTACACTCAGCAAGCCTGAAATGATTTGATCGGGGATGCGCAGCCGGATCATAAACCATGCCAGGAAGTTAGCCACGGCAATGATGAACAGTGTCTTGCAGCTGGTCAGGAGACTTTCGTACAACACCTTGAAAATCCCTTTGAAGGAGATTTGCTTATATATTAGGCAGCTTAGAAATAACGCATAGAATGTTGCGATAATGGCCGCCTCGGTGGGGGTAAAGATGCCGCCGAGGATTCCGCCGACGATGATGATGATCGTTGTCAGGCTTGGAAGCGCCTGCCATAGATATTTTAACCGTAGCTTCCAAGGCATCTTGGAGCTAACGGGGTATTTTCGCTTTTTAGAGATGAAATATACACAGATCGACATGGCCAATGCCATTAAAAGTCCGGGGATAAAGCCTGCCGCGAATAGGCGCGGTACGGTGGTGGAAGTAAATGACGAATATACCACGAACGGGATCGAGGGCGGGATAACCGGCCCGATGGTAGAGGATGCGGCAGTGATGGACGCGGAAAATGTTTCGTCAAATCCAGCGTCGTTCATGGCCTTCATTTCAATAGAACCAAGCCCTGCAGCGTCTGCAACGGCTGCACCAGACATACCCGAGAAAATTACCGAGGAAACCACATTCACCTGCCCAAGCCCACCCGGCCAGTGCCCGACCATCGCATTGGCAAAGTTAAAGATGCGGTCAGTAATGCCACCACAGTTCATTAGATTTCCCGCAAGAATGAAAAACGGGATTGCCAGCATCGTAAACCCCGTAGTTCCATAAAATACGCGCTGCGCCAGAGCCGTCAGCATCTTGGGCATGTCCAGCGCGATAAACGCACTGGCGCTGGTAATTCCCATCGTGACGCATACTGGAACCCCAATAAACATCAGCGCAAGGAGAACCAGACTCACAATGAGTGCAATCATATCTTGAATAGCCTCCTTCATTCAGTTTCTTAAAATGGCTGAATGACAGCACCCGGAGTGCTGCCATTCAGATTTTTCTATTAATAACTCAATGCCTACTGCAAAACGCGTTAGCGCAAACAACCTTTGCTTGTGATTGTGTTCCCACGCGTCGTTA
This Atribacterota bacterium DNA region includes the following protein-coding sequences:
- a CDS encoding ABC transporter ATP-binding protein gives rise to the protein MILEVKNLSFNYHNSRPIFRNVTFNLDNGEILSILGPNGSGKSTLLNCIANIYKPKSGEIRLNGQSLSKMNIRDVAQIIGYVPQIHIPAYAFTVREFTVMGRTPYIGVFKTPSKIDYRIADESLERLDIAYLRDKPYTKISGGERQMVLIARVITQQPKIILLDEPTAHLDYGNQHRAVKMIRQLADEGYALIMTTHNPEHAIFLNGKVAILNREGVLGIGQSAETLNSDTLSNLYGLSIKTIYIEEANRVVSIVC
- a CDS encoding putative sulfate/molybdate transporter, whose translation is MKIKSFEFNLRELAGSMGDFGTLFPLAIGYIVICGLNPAGFLVMMGLCNIITGLIYRLPVPIEPMKIIAIVAIAQQWTPSMVYASGFGMGIIWILLALTGIIERISKITPNSVIRGIQVTLGILLMFQAYKMISTNWIISIVAIIIVLLFRQNRYAPAAIILVIIGLFIMLIQGQFDQISSPVLSIPAFTTFSLKEVWQTLLLAGFAQVPLTATNATIATSSLIKKYWPEKKVSEKQLAWNQGIMNIILPFLGGMPTCHGAGGLAGQYYFGARTGGANILEGLIEIFLGLFLSASIASLFSVFPTAIIGTMMFMVGIGLLKFAQEVKTSKNIIPMVITILIALVTNMFYGFLAGIASHYLISFLLRPKIN
- a CDS encoding TRAP transporter small permease subunit, translated to MKIITVLKKADEILANILKGVAVGLCLIIAFMLLGRVILRLPFFTSSMAWSEEIVELTMAWMILTVTTLLFRSGEHFRVELLEKKFKGKALMKYVHLFITLVNLLFIGMLLYYGIKFMLPQTQFSPILKINHRFYYASIPVNAVLILLYLIRDLVRDILAFRRS
- a CDS encoding TRAP transporter large permease, which produces MIALIVSLVLLALMFIGVPVCVTMGITSASAFIALDMPKMLTALAQRVFYGTTGFTMLAIPFFILAGNLMNCGGITDRIFNFANAMVGHWPGGLGQVNVVSSVIFSGMSGAAVADAAGLGSIEMKAMNDAGFDETFSASITAASSTIGPVIPPSIPFVVYSSFTSTTVPRLFAAGFIPGLLMALAMSICVYFISKKRKYPVSSKMPWKLRLKYLWQALPSLTTIIIIVGGILGGIFTPTEAAIIATFYALFLSCLIYKQISFKGIFKVLYESLLTSCKTLFIIAVANFLAWFMIRLRIPDQIISGLLSVTTNPQLLILIIIGILLILGMFLEGIAVILIVTPIFLPIIAQIGMDQVQFGVVLILASMIGLLTPPVGMSLYAVCSITNVDLMSLSKAVLPYVVGIFIVLILCAYWPPLSMWIPTLLYG